The following proteins are encoded in a genomic region of Ornithinibacillus sp. 4-3:
- a CDS encoding biotin-dependent carboxyltransferase family protein — protein MNEIIEIIKPGLATSVQDLGRYGMQKYGIVAAGAMDSFALQISNILVGNPRNEACLEIAWIGPKIRFLDTAVLAICGAKLSPKLDGTPVPLWKSFIVHKDQILEFGSPEEGMYAYLAIHGGIDVPIVMGSKATYVKAQLGGFLGRSLRKGDCLPIGKATEQLAKINGRSLHYDFIPTYAEERSIKVLLGPDDAAFTEESIESFLNETYEVTNQADRMGYRLKGPKLVQREHADIFSDAILPGTIQVPASGDPIILLADRQTTGGYTRIATVISTDLPYLTQKNPGESLTFEAVTLEKAQRLYRQQSLFLQRLSMV, from the coding sequence ATGAATGAGATAATCGAAATCATTAAACCTGGTTTAGCAACATCCGTACAAGATTTAGGTCGTTATGGTATGCAAAAGTATGGGATTGTTGCGGCAGGAGCAATGGATTCTTTTGCATTACAGATAAGCAATATTTTAGTTGGTAATCCAAGAAATGAAGCCTGTTTGGAAATTGCCTGGATAGGTCCTAAAATTCGATTTTTAGATACAGCAGTTCTTGCTATTTGTGGAGCAAAATTATCACCAAAGTTAGATGGAACCCCTGTCCCGCTATGGAAGTCTTTTATAGTACATAAGGATCAAATATTAGAATTTGGCTCACCGGAGGAAGGGATGTATGCCTACCTTGCTATTCACGGTGGTATTGATGTTCCGATTGTTATGGGAAGTAAAGCTACTTATGTAAAAGCGCAGCTTGGTGGCTTTTTAGGCAGGAGCCTTAGAAAAGGAGATTGCTTACCAATTGGAAAAGCAACGGAACAACTCGCTAAAATAAACGGGAGAAGTCTACATTATGATTTTATTCCTACCTATGCAGAAGAAAGAAGCATCAAAGTATTATTAGGTCCAGATGATGCTGCATTTACAGAGGAAAGTATTGAAAGCTTCCTGAATGAAACATATGAAGTGACGAACCAAGCAGATCGAATGGGATATCGGCTAAAAGGACCTAAACTCGTACAACGTGAACATGCAGATATTTTTTCTGATGCTATTCTTCCAGGAACTATTCAAGTTCCGGCAAGTGGAGATCCAATCATCTTATTAGCAGATAGACAAACAACAGGAGGATACACGCGTATTGCAACTGTTATTTCTACAGATTTACCTTATTTAACTCAGAAAAACCCAGGCGAATCCCTAACTTTTGAAGCCGTTACTTTAGAGAAGGCACAGCGGCTCTATCGACAACAATCATTATTTTTACAGAGATTAAGTATGGTATAG
- a CDS encoding gamma-glutamyl-gamma-aminobutyrate hydrolase family protein — MRPLIGITSHMELDQENNIIGKEDVEAITRAGGIPVVLPNISDEDKIQELAERIDGLYVSGGADVDPLLYGEEPHKDLGGITPNRDFFEITISKKVLEMGKPFIGVCRGAQVLNVALGGTLYQDIHAQTENELIKHLQKAPNSYETHFAKVEAGSLLNRIAGKDKLKVNSYHHQACKDTGKGLKVSATASDGIIEAIEGTGENFVLGIQWHPEHLLDTNEESLAFFKAFVEACKEN; from the coding sequence ATGAGACCTTTAATCGGAATTACATCTCATATGGAACTAGATCAAGAGAATAATATTATTGGTAAGGAAGACGTAGAAGCAATCACACGTGCAGGTGGAATCCCAGTCGTTTTACCAAATATTTCAGACGAAGATAAAATTCAAGAGCTTGCAGAAAGAATTGACGGATTATATGTATCTGGTGGTGCAGATGTGGATCCATTATTATATGGAGAAGAACCACATAAAGATTTAGGAGGGATTACTCCAAATCGTGACTTTTTTGAAATCACTATTTCTAAGAAAGTTTTAGAAATGGGCAAACCTTTTATTGGTGTATGTCGTGGAGCACAAGTATTAAACGTTGCTTTAGGCGGAACTTTGTATCAGGATATTCATGCACAAACAGAAAATGAGTTAATCAAGCATCTTCAAAAAGCACCAAATAGCTATGAAACTCATTTTGCAAAAGTAGAAGCTGGAAGTCTATTAAATCGTATAGCTGGTAAAGATAAATTAAAAGTGAACAGTTATCATCACCAAGCGTGTAAGGATACTGGAAAAGGATTAAAAGTAAGCGCAACAGCAAGTGATGGAATAATTGAAGCAATTGAAGGAACTGGCGAGAACTTTGTATTAGGTATTCAATGGCATCCAGAACATCTATTAGATACAAATGAAGAATCATTAGCGTTTTTCAAAGCATTTGTCGAAGCTTGTAAGGAAAACTAA
- a CDS encoding dipeptidase: MKVIDTHCDALLKLQRAQNGASYGVEPLNYQNATELDTNFERLQAGNVKVQFFAIFILPNVPADLKWQHALEQVDLFYTEVLKNPKMKHIRKWEDMDYLKEDEIGAVLTLEGADAFGNDLMKLRTLYRLGVLSMGMTWNNPNLCADGAGEPRGGGLTELGIDVVKLNNKHKVFTDVAHSTVKGFWDIVEHADYLIASHSNSRAIYDHVRNLYDDQVKAFFEKKGLIQVVFYPSFINGTNQATFADLIKHIDHLCSLGGEKFIGFGSDFDGIDSYIKDFEDASMFPNLINELLKHYSEEQVKGFAYQNFLDNRPK; this comes from the coding sequence ATGAAAGTAATTGATACACATTGTGATGCATTATTAAAGCTGCAACGAGCACAAAATGGAGCATCTTATGGGGTTGAACCATTAAACTATCAAAATGCAACAGAGCTAGACACCAATTTTGAGCGTTTGCAGGCTGGAAATGTAAAGGTACAATTTTTTGCGATTTTTATTCTCCCGAATGTTCCTGCTGATTTAAAATGGCAGCATGCATTAGAGCAAGTAGATTTATTCTATACAGAAGTGTTGAAGAATCCGAAGATGAAGCATATTCGTAAATGGGAAGATATGGATTATCTTAAAGAAGACGAAATCGGTGCAGTATTAACATTAGAAGGTGCTGATGCTTTTGGAAATGACTTGATGAAGCTACGCACACTATATCGCTTAGGTGTTCTATCTATGGGAATGACATGGAATAATCCTAATTTATGCGCTGATGGCGCGGGCGAGCCACGTGGTGGTGGTTTAACGGAGTTAGGAATTGATGTAGTGAAATTAAATAATAAGCATAAAGTATTTACAGACGTTGCCCATTCTACGGTAAAAGGATTCTGGGATATTGTTGAGCATGCTGATTATCTAATCGCAAGTCACTCTAATTCTCGTGCAATTTATGACCATGTGCGAAATCTATATGATGATCAAGTGAAAGCATTTTTCGAGAAGAAGGGATTAATCCAGGTTGTTTTCTATCCTTCTTTTATCAATGGTACAAATCAAGCTACTTTTGCTGATTTAATCAAACATATTGATCATTTATGCTCATTAGGTGGAGAGAAATTTATTGGATTTGGTTCTGATTTTGATGGAATAGATAGTTATATTAAAGATTTCGAAGATGCATCAATGTTTCCGAATTTAATCAATGAACTATTAAAGCATTATTCCGAAGAGCAAGTGAAAGGATTTGCTTATCAAAACTTCTTAGATAATCGTCCAAAATAA